A window from Actinomycetota bacterium encodes these proteins:
- a CDS encoding TldD/PmbA family protein, giving the protein MPGVVGPDEIRRVAAAALEIPGADAVEVLFVHEWGGLTRFASSSIHQSTSREDTDLSVRVVIGDRVGVASTNDLSPDGARRVADSAKEMAGVVAPDPLFPGLAPPNPVEDSSRFDEGTASTSPERRANGVADLVGRLSNGLVAAGAFETIGMEVAVVNTEGQFCWAPTSRASVTTVVTGADGGTGFSEVFAASVDDVDAGTVGERAAGKANASKNPRDVKPGRYTVVLEPSAVSTLVGFLAWIGFGGRQLVEGRSCLSGRHGEHVAADHVTMYDDARRADTLGVPFDFEGVPRSHVSLIEGGVFRDGVYDLRTAKQAGKATTGHALPPPNPEGPFPLNVVLEPGDASLEDMISSTERGLLVTRFHYSNVVHPIESSITGMTRDGTFLIENGEIAHPVKNLRFTQSILEALQATTMIGKESELASEFFFSASLVPALKIESFNFSSTSDH; this is encoded by the coding sequence ATGCCCGGCGTCGTCGGGCCCGACGAGATCCGCCGCGTCGCCGCTGCTGCGCTCGAGATACCGGGAGCGGACGCCGTCGAGGTCCTGTTCGTTCACGAATGGGGTGGACTCACCCGGTTCGCGTCGAGCTCGATCCACCAGAGCACGTCGCGCGAGGACACGGACCTCAGCGTCCGGGTGGTGATCGGCGATCGCGTCGGCGTCGCGTCGACGAACGATCTGTCGCCCGACGGCGCTCGACGCGTTGCCGATAGCGCGAAGGAGATGGCCGGCGTGGTCGCGCCCGATCCGCTGTTTCCGGGACTCGCCCCGCCGAATCCCGTCGAGGACTCGTCGCGGTTCGACGAGGGAACGGCGTCGACGTCGCCCGAGCGTAGGGCGAACGGCGTAGCGGATCTCGTCGGGCGCCTGTCGAACGGACTCGTCGCCGCCGGCGCGTTCGAGACGATCGGGATGGAGGTCGCCGTCGTGAACACCGAGGGCCAGTTCTGCTGGGCGCCGACGTCACGCGCGTCGGTCACCACGGTGGTCACCGGAGCCGACGGTGGGACTGGCTTCTCGGAGGTGTTCGCCGCGAGCGTCGATGACGTGGACGCCGGGACGGTCGGCGAACGCGCCGCGGGCAAGGCGAACGCATCGAAGAACCCGCGCGACGTGAAGCCCGGGCGCTACACCGTCGTCCTCGAACCGTCCGCCGTCTCGACGCTCGTCGGGTTCCTTGCGTGGATCGGGTTCGGTGGCCGGCAGCTCGTCGAGGGACGCTCGTGCTTGTCGGGTCGCCACGGCGAGCACGTCGCTGCGGATCACGTGACGATGTACGACGACGCCCGGCGTGCGGACACCCTCGGCGTGCCGTTTGATTTCGAGGGCGTGCCGCGCTCACACGTCTCGCTCATCGAGGGCGGCGTGTTCCGCGACGGTGTCTACGACCTTCGAACGGCCAAGCAGGCAGGGAAGGCCACGACGGGGCACGCGCTCCCCCCGCCGAACCCCGAAGGTCCGTTCCCGTTGAACGTGGTCCTCGAACCGGGTGACGCATCGCTCGAGGACATGATCTCCTCGACCGAACGAGGCCTCCTGGTCACGCGGTTCCACTACTCCAACGTCGTCCACCCGATCGAGTCGTCGATCACAGGCATGACACGGGACGGCACGTTTCTCATCGAGAACGGCGAGATTGCGCACCCCGTGAAGAACCTCCGATTCACGCAGTCGATCCTCGAAGCACTCCAGGCCACGACGATGATCGGCAAGGAAAGCGAGCTCGCCAGCGAGTTCTTCTTCAGCGCGTCGCTCGTCCCGGCACTCAAGATCGAGTCCTTCAACTTCAGCAGCACCTCCGACCACTGA
- a CDS encoding TldD/PmbA family protein, with translation MLDVAKQAVDAAMAAGADYADGRVVTDESESLTVRNQQMEGIDRSRSEGIGIRVLVNGYWGFAATARLAPDQIDRTGTLAVEIARAAARLPMDPIRLAEIEPASGTWHSPMQEDPFHVPLEEKVALLMEATRRMQEVKGLAFAEGGIDLFRRQTWLATSEGTAVDQASVHSGGGIEATAIGDGEMQRRSFPNSFRGHIAAAGWEHIQKLGLIEEAERTGTEAVELLSAPQCPTEVTTLVIDSGQMELQIHESIGHAVELDRVLGMEEAFAGSSFVRPDDRGRLRYASDLVSITADASLPGGLGSFGWDDEGVPAQRLPIIVDGVFHDFISSRETASVLGLPSSGAMRADGWQNFPLIRMTNISIEPREGTLGDIIGDTKDGVFMTTNSSWSIDDHRVNFQFGCEIAWRIEDGRLTQMYRNPNYTGTTTEFWQSCDAVGGREDWTLWGTPNCGKGQPGQVARVGHGASPARFRNVQVGVRG, from the coding sequence ATGCTCGATGTCGCCAAGCAGGCCGTAGATGCGGCAATGGCCGCCGGCGCCGACTATGCGGATGGGCGCGTCGTCACCGACGAGTCGGAGTCGTTGACCGTGCGCAACCAGCAGATGGAAGGCATAGACCGTTCGCGGTCGGAGGGGATCGGCATCCGCGTCCTGGTCAACGGCTATTGGGGGTTCGCGGCGACGGCGCGGCTCGCTCCCGACCAGATCGATCGCACGGGCACACTCGCCGTCGAGATCGCCAGGGCCGCCGCACGTCTGCCGATGGACCCGATTCGGCTGGCCGAGATCGAACCGGCGAGCGGCACGTGGCATTCGCCGATGCAAGAGGACCCGTTCCACGTTCCCCTCGAAGAGAAGGTCGCTCTCCTCATGGAGGCGACGCGGCGGATGCAGGAGGTGAAGGGGCTCGCGTTCGCCGAGGGCGGGATCGACCTGTTCCGCCGGCAGACCTGGCTGGCTACGAGCGAGGGCACGGCGGTCGACCAAGCCTCGGTCCACTCGGGTGGCGGCATCGAAGCGACGGCTATCGGCGACGGCGAGATGCAGCGCCGATCGTTCCCCAACTCGTTCCGAGGTCACATCGCCGCGGCGGGGTGGGAGCACATCCAGAAACTGGGGCTCATCGAGGAAGCCGAACGCACCGGCACCGAGGCCGTCGAGTTGCTCTCGGCACCGCAGTGCCCCACCGAGGTCACCACTCTCGTGATCGACTCGGGGCAGATGGAGCTGCAGATCCACGAGTCGATCGGGCATGCGGTCGAGCTCGACCGCGTACTGGGCATGGAAGAGGCGTTCGCCGGTTCGTCGTTCGTTCGGCCCGACGACCGGGGCAGGCTCCGCTACGCGAGCGACCTCGTGTCGATAACGGCGGACGCGTCGCTCCCCGGCGGGCTCGGCTCGTTCGGATGGGACGACGAGGGCGTACCGGCGCAACGGCTTCCGATCATCGTCGACGGGGTCTTCCACGACTTCATTTCGAGCCGCGAGACGGCCAGCGTGCTCGGCCTCCCCAGCTCGGGTGCGATGCGCGCCGACGGCTGGCAGAACTTCCCGCTGATCCGAATGACGAACATCTCGATCGAGCCGCGCGAGGGAACGCTCGGGGACATCATCGGCGACACGAAGGACGGCGTGTTCATGACGACGAACTCTTCATGGTCGATCGACGACCACCGGGTGAACTTCCAGTTCGGATGCGAGATCGCGTGGCGGATCGAGGACGGGCGTCTCACGCAGATGTACCGGAACCCCAACTACACCGGCACCACGACGGAGTTCTGGCAGAGCTGCGACGCCGTCGGCGGCCGCGAGGACTGGACGCTATGGGGGACACCGAACTGCGGCAAGGGTCAACCCGGACAGGTCGCGCGGGTCGGCCACGGTGCATCGCCGGCGCGGTTTCGCAACGTTCAGGTGGGAGTGCGGGGGTAG
- the rmuC gene encoding DNA recombination protein RmuC, giving the protein METFGYVVLALAVGLSIGAAVAISSRRPGQPPADTARIEARLEVQAAELRRLADGATVQDGGAERVRSELAGARRALEMLALKDEERRERERESWEVVRRLSSVLAGGASKGRAGENVLREQLAHLPPTMLVTDLRVNGKIVEFALELPDGRRLPVDSKWTAVAELEALETADPAELDVRAREVERQVAARAREVAQYVDPAVTSPVAVAAVPDAAYAVLKRAHAEAFARGVVIVPYSTAAPVLLFLYSVVHRFGDAGDARVALEEVAAVLDGLEVTLENKIVKAATMVANGADELRSCLGRARGSVARGRAAARSDEPALAEAALKAVR; this is encoded by the coding sequence ATGGAGACGTTCGGGTACGTGGTGCTTGCCCTCGCGGTGGGGTTGAGCATCGGAGCGGCGGTGGCCATCTCGTCGCGCCGACCGGGGCAACCGCCTGCCGACACGGCGCGGATCGAAGCGCGGCTGGAGGTCCAGGCGGCCGAGCTCCGCCGGCTCGCCGACGGCGCGACGGTCCAGGACGGAGGAGCGGAACGCGTGCGCTCCGAGCTCGCGGGCGCAAGGCGGGCGCTCGAGATGCTCGCGCTCAAGGACGAAGAACGACGCGAGCGCGAGCGCGAGTCCTGGGAGGTCGTTCGGCGGCTCTCGTCCGTGCTGGCGGGGGGCGCGTCGAAGGGCCGGGCCGGCGAGAACGTCCTCCGGGAACAACTGGCCCACCTGCCGCCGACGATGCTCGTCACCGATCTGCGCGTGAACGGCAAGATCGTCGAGTTCGCGCTCGAGCTGCCGGACGGACGGCGGCTGCCGGTCGATTCCAAGTGGACTGCCGTCGCCGAGCTCGAGGCGCTGGAGACGGCGGATCCGGCCGAGCTCGATGTCCGCGCTCGCGAGGTCGAACGACAGGTCGCCGCCCGCGCTCGCGAGGTGGCCCAGTACGTCGACCCGGCGGTGACGTCCCCGGTCGCCGTTGCGGCGGTGCCCGATGCCGCGTACGCGGTGTTGAAGCGCGCACACGCCGAAGCGTTTGCCCGCGGCGTCGTCATCGTGCCGTACTCGACCGCGGCGCCGGTGCTGCTGTTCCTGTACAGCGTGGTGCACCGGTTCGGCGACGCCGGTGACGCGCGCGTCGCGCTCGAGGAGGTCGCAGCCGTTCTCGACGGGCTGGAGGTCACGCTGGAGAACAAGATCGTGAAGGCGGCGACGATGGTCGCGAACGGCGCCGACGAGCTCCGCTCGTGCCTCGGGAGGGCGCGAGGTTCCGTCGCGCGGGGCCGCGCCGCAGCGCGTTCCGACGAGCCAGCGCTTGCGGAGGCGGCGTTGAAGGCTGTTCGCTAG
- the argC gene encoding N-acetyl-gamma-glutamyl-phosphate reductase produces MSAMSRVSVGVLGASGTTGGELVRLLLDHPGADLVFLGARESAGRSLGDVHPHLAAWPLGGVELSPLDDAPSLDVAFLSLPHGESGPRAPELLESGARVIDLAGDFRLPPQAYPHWYGFDHPASSWTEKAVYGLTELFREQILGAQLVANPGCFPTPVVVGLAPLLREGLIEPGRLVVDGKTGLSGAGRTLTESTTYTSSEESVRPYRVPLHQHTPEIEHALALSTGIEVQASFVPHLVPAVRGVLTTCYAEAAGGATTDVLSNALADAYAGEPFVRVLPPRAMADTKRVRASNVVELQATVDERTGTAIVIGAVDNLVKGAAGQAIQNLNVMAGFDEATALPAVGVYP; encoded by the coding sequence ATGTCAGCGATGTCTCGCGTGTCGGTCGGCGTGCTCGGCGCGTCGGGAACGACCGGCGGCGAGCTCGTTCGTCTGCTCCTCGATCACCCCGGCGCGGACCTCGTGTTCCTGGGTGCCCGCGAGTCGGCCGGTCGCTCGCTCGGCGATGTGCATCCGCATCTGGCCGCATGGCCGCTGGGGGGCGTCGAGCTCAGTCCGCTGGACGACGCTCCGTCGCTCGACGTTGCGTTCCTCTCGCTCCCACACGGCGAGAGCGGGCCTCGAGCGCCGGAGCTCCTCGAGAGCGGCGCCCGCGTGATCGACCTCGCGGGCGACTTCCGCCTACCGCCTCAGGCGTACCCGCACTGGTACGGGTTCGATCACCCGGCATCGTCTTGGACCGAGAAAGCGGTGTATGGGCTCACAGAACTGTTCCGTGAGCAGATCCTCGGTGCGCAGCTCGTCGCCAACCCCGGCTGCTTCCCGACGCCCGTGGTCGTCGGTCTCGCACCGTTGTTGCGCGAGGGCCTGATCGAGCCGGGCCGCCTCGTTGTCGACGGCAAGACCGGCCTGTCGGGCGCCGGCCGCACGCTCACCGAATCGACGACCTACACGTCCTCGGAAGAGAGCGTTCGGCCGTACCGCGTCCCACTCCACCAGCACACACCGGAGATCGAGCACGCGCTCGCCCTGTCGACCGGCATCGAGGTTCAGGCGTCGTTCGTGCCCCACCTCGTGCCGGCCGTCCGTGGGGTGCTCACGACGTGCTACGCGGAAGCCGCCGGCGGTGCGACCACCGACGTGCTCTCGAACGCGCTCGCGGACGCGTACGCCGGCGAGCCGTTCGTTCGCGTGCTTCCGCCCCGCGCCATGGCGGACACCAAACGCGTGCGCGCGTCGAACGTGGTCGAGCTGCAGGCGACGGTCGACGAGCGAACCGGAACGGCGATCGTCATCGGTGCGGTCGACAACCTGGTCAAGGGGGCCGCCGGCCAGGCGATCCAGAACCTGAACGTCATGGCCGGCTTCGACGAGGCGACCGCGCTGCCGGCCGTGGGGGTGTACCCGTGA
- the argJ gene encoding bifunctional glutamate N-acetyltransferase/amino-acid acetyltransferase ArgJ, translating into MTVTFPRGFRAAGTTAGMKPSGRPDMGLLVADPIQSVAGLFTTNAFAAAPVRLSAQRVSRGLPRAVVVNSGQANAGTGLRGDRDSERTTAAVADALQLEASDVLACSTGVIGEPLHMDQYLGAIPELVSSLSDEGGDAFAEATMTTDVVPKVAAAERAGFRVGGCAKGVGMIAPDLKLATMLVFITTDAPVPPPEIRRLATETLEPRFESLTVDACTSTNDTVLLFSSGAAGGDLVVPGTDAWVEVTSALEEVATSLLLQLAADAEGANHVILIEVSGAETEQHAQIVAREIAESILVKTAIFGGDPNPGRILQAIGSSGVPFLPQLVNGFIGDIQVIDAGEIAPSYFDGGNQAARLALVEERDVVVSVALGNGEGRSRMIGVDLSYDYVKINAEYST; encoded by the coding sequence GTGACCGTCACGTTCCCCCGCGGGTTCCGGGCCGCCGGCACGACCGCCGGTATGAAACCGTCCGGGCGTCCGGACATGGGGCTGCTCGTGGCGGACCCCATCCAGAGCGTCGCAGGGCTGTTCACGACCAACGCCTTCGCGGCCGCACCGGTTCGGCTCTCGGCGCAGCGCGTGTCTCGCGGTCTCCCGCGCGCCGTCGTCGTGAACAGCGGACAGGCGAACGCCGGGACCGGGCTCCGCGGCGACCGCGACTCCGAACGGACGACCGCTGCCGTCGCCGACGCCCTCCAGTTGGAGGCCTCCGACGTGCTCGCGTGCTCGACCGGCGTGATCGGTGAGCCGCTCCACATGGATCAATACCTGGGGGCGATCCCGGAGCTCGTGTCGTCGCTGTCGGATGAGGGTGGCGACGCATTCGCCGAAGCGACCATGACGACCGACGTCGTTCCGAAGGTCGCCGCGGCTGAACGCGCGGGCTTCCGCGTCGGCGGGTGCGCGAAAGGGGTCGGGATGATCGCTCCCGACCTGAAGCTGGCCACGATGCTCGTGTTCATCACGACAGATGCCCCGGTCCCGCCACCGGAGATCCGACGGTTGGCGACCGAGACGCTCGAGCCGAGGTTCGAGTCGCTCACCGTCGACGCGTGCACCAGCACGAACGACACCGTTCTCCTCTTCTCGAGCGGAGCGGCGGGCGGCGACCTCGTCGTTCCTGGGACGGACGCGTGGGTGGAGGTCACGAGCGCTCTCGAAGAGGTGGCCACCTCTCTCCTGCTCCAGCTCGCGGCGGATGCGGAAGGCGCGAACCACGTCATCCTGATCGAGGTCTCCGGCGCGGAGACGGAGCAGCACGCCCAGATCGTCGCGCGCGAGATCGCCGAGTCGATCCTGGTGAAGACGGCGATCTTCGGCGGCGATCCGAACCCCGGAAGGATCCTCCAGGCGATCGGTTCGTCGGGCGTACCGTTCCTTCCCCAGCTCGTGAACGGATTCATCGGCGATATTCAGGTGATCGACGCCGGCGAGATCGCGCCGTCGTACTTCGACGGCGGCAACCAGGCGGCGCGTCTTGCGCTCGTCGAGGAGCGCGACGTCGTCGTGTCGGTGGCGCTCGGCAACGGCGAGGGACGTAGCCGGATGATCGGCGTCGACCTCTCCTACGACTACGTGAAGATCAACGCGGAGTACTCCACGTGA
- the argB gene encoding acetylglutamate kinase, whose product MTAPSHPPQIRERTIAKARVLIEALPFMREHWGKVVVVKVGGATMERAPLSRSFAEDVSLLQHAGIHPVVVHGGGPQVTEVSERFGLQASFVNGVRVTDRETLDVATMVLAGQISTRIVGLLIAGDVPAVGLSGVDGGLAVVRRQAEPDLGYVGEIVRVNAEVVRTLMAKGFVPVVASIAADEEGHPYNVNADVMAAELAIGLEADKLVYANDVPGVIGPAGDLLSELGVQDALDLLASGSVVDGGMIPKLESAVRALKAGVSRVHLLDGRVEHSLVLELFTPEGVGTMITPDRTALGDAP is encoded by the coding sequence GTGACCGCGCCGTCGCATCCGCCGCAGATTCGCGAACGGACGATCGCGAAGGCTCGCGTGTTGATCGAGGCGCTCCCGTTCATGCGGGAGCACTGGGGCAAGGTCGTCGTGGTCAAGGTCGGCGGCGCCACGATGGAGCGGGCGCCGCTTTCCAGGTCGTTCGCGGAGGACGTCTCGCTCCTGCAGCACGCGGGGATCCACCCGGTGGTCGTCCACGGCGGCGGTCCGCAGGTGACCGAGGTCTCCGAACGCTTCGGTCTCCAGGCGTCGTTCGTGAACGGGGTCCGGGTCACGGACCGCGAGACGCTCGACGTGGCGACGATGGTGCTCGCCGGTCAGATCAGCACGCGTATCGTCGGCCTGCTCATCGCGGGTGACGTTCCGGCTGTCGGATTGTCGGGCGTGGATGGGGGACTGGCCGTCGTCCGACGGCAGGCCGAGCCCGATCTCGGCTACGTGGGCGAGATCGTTCGCGTGAACGCCGAGGTCGTCCGCACGCTGATGGCGAAGGGGTTCGTCCCCGTCGTCGCTTCGATCGCGGCCGACGAGGAGGGCCATCCGTACAACGTGAACGCCGACGTGATGGCGGCCGAGCTGGCGATCGGTCTCGAGGCGGACAAGCTCGTCTACGCGAATGACGTCCCGGGCGTGATCGGGCCGGCGGGAGACCTGCTCTCCGAGCTGGGCGTCCAGGACGCCCTCGACCTGCTCGCGAGCGGAAGCGTCGTCGACGGCGGCATGATCCCCAAGCTCGAGAGCGCGGTTCGAGCGCTGAAGGCCGGCGTCTCGCGCGTGCACCTGCTCGACGGACGGGTCGAGCACTCGCTGGTCCTCGAGCTGTTCACGCCCGAGGGCGTCGGCACGATGATCACGCCCGACCGAACCGCGTTAGGCGACGCGCCGTGA
- a CDS encoding arginine repressor — MNRNGTATKAKRQQAILSLVGRERLASQEEIRARIRALGLEATQSTISRDIEELGLARVHDARGLRYVVPGRADAAPPSAVLRHALNEFALSLSQGAGELLVIRTPPGAANALGEAVDRAELDAVAGTVAGDDTILVVPRKGRTARSIERTLERIAAGEER, encoded by the coding sequence GTGAACCGCAACGGCACCGCGACGAAGGCCAAACGCCAGCAGGCGATCCTTTCGCTCGTCGGACGGGAGCGCCTCGCGAGCCAGGAGGAGATCCGCGCGCGAATCCGCGCCCTCGGCCTGGAGGCAACGCAGTCGACGATCAGCCGGGACATCGAGGAGCTCGGTCTCGCGCGGGTCCACGACGCGAGGGGACTTCGGTACGTCGTTCCGGGGCGCGCGGACGCCGCTCCGCCGTCGGCGGTGTTGCGGCACGCTCTGAACGAGTTCGCGCTGTCGCTCTCGCAGGGCGCGGGCGAGCTGCTCGTCATTCGAACGCCCCCCGGCGCGGCGAACGCGCTCGGCGAGGCCGTGGACCGGGCGGAGCTCGACGCCGTCGCGGGCACGGTGGCCGGCGACGACACGATCCTCGTCGTCCCGCGCAAGGGACGGACGGCGCGTTCGATCGAGCGAACGCTCGAACGGATCGCGGCAGGTGAGGAGCGGTGA
- a CDS encoding argininosuccinate synthase — MTPRAVLAYSGGLDTSVAIRWLTEQGYDVHAVAVDVGQHESVEEIRRRGDLAGAAEVRVVDAVDRFANEFLSRAVKANGLYEDKYPMVSSLARPLIADEVVKVAREVGASAVAHGCTGKGNDQVRFELSFGALSPDLRVLAPIRDPGIPREKAVALAAEWGIPIARVAASYSVDENLWGRTIECGPLEDPWAEAPEDAFARTAPEDERPNEPTEVTIGFERGATVAIDGAASSLAEVIRNVDDVGGRYGFGRVDMIENRRVGIKSRELYEVPGALALILAHRALEDLTLEREVAHFKPGVERRWSELVYDGQWFSPLRLALDEFVEETQRHVDGEVRLRFSPGSCSVVGRRSTSSLYDLSLATYGGEDAFDQRHAEGFVKLWGLPLKVWSSKQGGA, encoded by the coding sequence GTGACGCCACGCGCGGTCCTGGCGTACTCGGGCGGACTCGACACGTCGGTCGCCATCCGTTGGCTCACCGAGCAGGGATACGACGTGCACGCCGTCGCCGTCGATGTGGGGCAGCACGAGAGCGTGGAGGAGATCCGCCGCCGAGGCGACCTCGCGGGCGCGGCCGAGGTCCGCGTGGTCGACGCGGTCGACCGATTCGCCAACGAGTTCCTGTCGCGCGCCGTCAAGGCGAACGGCCTCTACGAGGACAAGTACCCCATGGTGTCGAGCCTGGCGCGGCCGCTCATCGCCGACGAGGTCGTCAAGGTCGCGCGCGAGGTGGGTGCCAGCGCGGTCGCCCACGGTTGCACCGGCAAGGGGAACGATCAGGTGCGGTTCGAGCTGTCGTTCGGCGCGCTCTCGCCCGACCTTCGCGTGCTCGCGCCGATCCGCGATCCGGGCATCCCGCGCGAGAAGGCGGTCGCGCTCGCGGCCGAGTGGGGAATCCCGATCGCGCGCGTCGCGGCGTCGTACTCGGTGGACGAGAACCTATGGGGCCGAACGATCGAGTGCGGTCCCCTCGAGGATCCGTGGGCGGAAGCGCCCGAGGACGCGTTCGCGCGAACCGCCCCGGAGGACGAGCGGCCGAACGAACCGACCGAGGTGACGATCGGCTTCGAACGCGGGGCCACCGTCGCGATCGACGGCGCCGCTTCGTCGCTCGCCGAGGTCATCAGGAACGTGGACGACGTCGGCGGCAGGTACGGGTTCGGGCGCGTCGACATGATCGAGAACCGACGCGTGGGCATCAAGTCCCGTGAGCTGTACGAGGTTCCCGGAGCGCTCGCGCTGATTCTCGCGCACCGCGCTCTGGAGGATCTGACGCTCGAGCGCGAGGTGGCGCACTTCAAGCCCGGCGTCGAGCGGAGATGGTCGGAGCTCGTCTACGACGGTCAGTGGTTCAGCCCCCTGCGCCTGGCACTCGACGAGTTCGTCGAGGAGACGCAACGACACGTCGACGGCGAAGTCCGTCTGCGGTTCTCGCCGGGCAGTTGCAGCGTCGTCGGTCGGCGCTCGACGTCGTCGCTGTACGACCTGTCGCTGGCGACGTACGGCGGCGAGGATGCGTTCGACCAGCGGCACGCCGAAGGCTTCGTGAAGCTGTGGGGGTTGCCATTGAAGGTGTGGTCGTCCAAGCAGGGCGGCGCGTGA
- the argH gene encoding argininosuccinate lyase has protein sequence MTERETPLWSGRFTRPPAAEAAELGRSLSFDVRLAPYDVEAGVAHVRALEDARLLTAAEAGQIEKALREVGDEIGAGTFAFDPADEDVHSAIERGVIRRLGEVGGKLHAGRSRNDLVMTDLRLWLLDAEERIREVIERCARSLMGHARDHTETVMPGTTHSRFAQPVTLGHHLLAHAWALVRDLDRFGGWRRRASVSPLGAGAMATSTLRLDHDATARRLGFEARFENSIDAVSDRDVVQEFLACASICATHLSRLAADVARFSDESLGWVTIDDSFATGSSMMPHKRNPDVAELARAKAGRVLGDLVAVSTILHGLPLGYHRDLQEDKEAVFDAADTLEAAGAALAGCVATLAFHPNAMRRSAEADGLFATDIAEALVTSGVSFREAHERVGRLVASLEADERSLRDLSAEEWTAYGVPNGAELLDAVRSVRAHAAPGGPSAESVRQQIEGIERLLGPAVERSERT, from the coding sequence GTGACCGAGCGCGAGACGCCGCTGTGGTCCGGGCGTTTCACCAGACCGCCGGCTGCAGAGGCCGCGGAGCTCGGGCGAAGTCTCTCGTTCGACGTTCGCCTCGCGCCATACGACGTCGAGGCCGGCGTCGCGCACGTTCGAGCGCTCGAGGATGCGAGGTTGCTCACCGCCGCCGAGGCGGGACAGATCGAGAAGGCTCTCCGCGAGGTGGGCGACGAGATCGGCGCCGGGACGTTCGCGTTCGATCCCGCGGACGAGGACGTGCATTCCGCGATCGAGCGCGGTGTGATCCGGCGGCTCGGCGAGGTCGGCGGCAAGCTCCATGCGGGCCGCTCGCGAAACGATCTGGTGATGACGGATCTGCGGCTCTGGCTGCTCGATGCCGAGGAGCGGATCCGGGAGGTGATCGAGCGGTGTGCGCGCTCTCTGATGGGTCACGCCCGCGACCACACCGAGACAGTCATGCCGGGGACGACGCACTCGCGGTTCGCGCAGCCGGTGACGCTCGGGCATCATCTGCTCGCGCACGCGTGGGCCCTCGTTCGCGACCTCGATCGGTTCGGAGGGTGGCGGCGGCGCGCGAGCGTCTCTCCGCTCGGCGCCGGCGCGATGGCCACGTCGACACTGCGGCTCGACCACGACGCGACGGCGCGGCGGCTGGGGTTCGAGGCACGGTTCGAGAACTCGATCGACGCCGTGAGCGATCGCGACGTCGTGCAGGAGTTCCTCGCCTGCGCGTCGATCTGCGCCACGCATCTGTCTCGTCTCGCAGCGGACGTGGCTCGGTTCTCGGACGAATCGCTCGGCTGGGTGACGATCGACGATTCGTTCGCGACCGGCTCGAGCATGATGCCGCACAAGCGGAACCCCGATGTCGCGGAGCTGGCGCGCGCGAAGGCCGGACGTGTCCTCGGCGACCTGGTCGCCGTATCCACGATCCTTCACGGGCTTCCGCTCGGCTACCACCGCGATCTGCAGGAGGACAAGGAAGCGGTGTTCGACGCCGCGGACACGCTCGAGGCCGCGGGGGCCGCGCTCGCCGGCTGCGTTGCCACGCTGGCGTTCCACCCGAACGCGATGCGCCGCTCCGCGGAGGCCGACGGCCTGTTCGCGACCGACATCGCAGAGGCACTCGTCACGAGCGGCGTCTCCTTCCGTGAGGCACACGAGCGCGTCGGCAGGCTCGTCGCGTCGCTCGAGGCCGACGAGCGCTCGCTGCGCGACCTCTCGGCCGAGGAGTGGACGGCGTACGGTGTTCCGAACGGCGCCGAGCTCCTCGACGCGGTCCGTTCGGTCCGCGCACATGCGGCTCCGGGCGGCCCCAGTGCGGAAAGCGTTCGCCAACAGATCGAGGGGATCGAACGATTGCTCGGTCCAGCGGTCGAGAGGAGCGAGCGAACCTAG